A region of Desulfolithobacter dissulfuricans DNA encodes the following proteins:
- a CDS encoding M24 family metallopeptidase, with product MAELRYPDRIYRLQQTLRRRKLDAMLVTQPHNRRYLSGYRAADHGIQETAGVLLIPAAGQPLLLTDSRFHLQAGEEAPGFRIELYPRGLKNRLQQLLPRLHVHRLGFESDYMLHATALKLQAMADRISLTLVPITGLVERMREIKSEEEIKAIRKSVQRNEQVFQLVYNTIEPGMTEQEVALALELTMRELGAEAPSFETIVAFGENAAKPHAVPTDRVLRTGDLVLVDMGLVLEGYCSDMTRTFVAGKPDRTFRERLRVVRRAQLAGMEAIRAGVTCREVDRAARQVIARAGYGEAFGHALGHGVGLAVHEEPRLSSRSKKKLRPGMVVTVEPGIYLPGWGGIRLENMVVVREDGCENLNQDTTFLDI from the coding sequence ATGGCGGAGCTGCGCTATCCCGACCGAATCTACCGGCTCCAGCAAACGCTCAGGCGGAGGAAACTCGACGCCATGCTGGTGACCCAGCCCCACAACCGACGCTACCTGAGCGGCTACCGGGCCGCGGACCACGGCATCCAGGAGACCGCAGGCGTCCTGCTCATACCGGCCGCGGGCCAGCCGCTTCTGCTCACCGATTCCCGCTTCCATCTCCAGGCCGGGGAAGAGGCTCCGGGCTTCCGGATCGAGCTCTATCCCCGCGGGCTCAAAAACCGGCTGCAACAGCTGCTGCCCAGGCTCCACGTCCACCGTCTCGGCTTTGAAAGTGATTATATGCTCCATGCCACCGCCCTCAAGCTCCAGGCCATGGCGGACAGAATCAGCCTCACCCTGGTGCCGATCACCGGGCTGGTGGAGCGGATGCGGGAAATCAAGAGCGAAGAGGAGATCAAGGCCATTCGCAAATCGGTCCAGCGTAACGAACAGGTCTTCCAGCTGGTCTACAACACCATCGAACCGGGCATGACCGAGCAGGAGGTGGCCCTGGCCCTGGAGCTGACCATGCGGGAACTGGGCGCCGAGGCCCCGAGCTTCGAGACCATTGTCGCTTTTGGCGAAAACGCGGCCAAACCCCATGCCGTACCCACCGACCGGGTACTCCGGACCGGCGACCTGGTGCTGGTTGACATGGGTCTTGTCCTTGAGGGCTACTGCTCGGACATGACCCGTACCTTTGTGGCCGGCAAACCGGACCGAACCTTCAGGGAGCGGCTGCGGGTGGTTCGCCGGGCCCAGCTGGCCGGCATGGAGGCGATCCGCGCCGGGGTCACCTGCCGGGAAGTGGACCGGGCCGCCCGCCAGGTCATCGCCCGGGCCGGATACGGAGAGGCCTTTGGCCACGCCCTGGGCCACGGGGTCGGCCTGGCCGTCCATGAAGAGCCACGCCTCTCCAGCCGCTCGAAGAAAAAGCTGCGTCCGGGCATGGTGGTCACGGTGGAGCCGGGCATCTACCTGCCCGGATGGGGCGGTATCCGGTTGGAAAACATGGTGGTGGTCCGCGAGGACGGCTGTGAAAACCTCAACCAGGATACAACCTTTCTCGATATCTGA
- the pyrF gene encoding orotidine-5'-phosphate decarboxylase has product MKNDRKEKEKEKKIPLEERIIFALDVPTADAARELVEALDGRIRFFKVGLQLFLAGGWPVVEHIASRGNRVMLDLKLYDIPATVRLAVEQFRDRGITFATVHGYRPVVEAALEADSGVKILAVTVLTSMGSQELAELNFGGTVEELVLTRARRVLDVGCHGLVCSAREASMLRHELGRKFDMVTPGIRPADSDAGDQQRIATPGRAIGDGSDYLVIGRPIRDASAPLEMVSRIQKEIATALEPQQD; this is encoded by the coding sequence ATGAAAAACGACAGAAAAGAAAAAGAAAAAGAAAAAAAGATTCCCCTGGAGGAGCGGATCATCTTCGCCCTCGACGTCCCCACCGCGGACGCGGCCCGGGAACTGGTGGAAGCGCTGGATGGCCGGATACGTTTCTTCAAGGTGGGGCTGCAGCTCTTCCTGGCCGGAGGCTGGCCGGTGGTGGAACATATCGCCAGCCGCGGCAACCGGGTCATGCTCGACCTCAAGCTCTACGACATCCCGGCCACCGTGCGGCTGGCGGTGGAACAGTTCCGGGACCGGGGCATCACCTTTGCCACCGTGCATGGCTACCGGCCGGTGGTCGAGGCCGCCCTTGAAGCGGATAGTGGAGTGAAGATCCTTGCGGTGACCGTGCTGACTTCCATGGGCAGCCAGGAACTGGCGGAGCTGAACTTCGGGGGCACGGTGGAGGAACTGGTCCTGACCCGGGCCCGGCGGGTCCTGGATGTCGGCTGCCACGGCCTGGTCTGCTCGGCCCGGGAAGCATCCATGCTGCGCCACGAACTGGGCAGAAAATTTGACATGGTTACCCCTGGTATCCGCCCGGCCGACAGTGATGCGGGCGACCAGCAGCGCATCGCCACCCCGGGCCGGGCCATTGGTGACGGCAGCGATTACCTGGTCATCGGCCGCCCCATCCGGGACGCGTCCGCGCCCCTGGAGATGGTCAGCCGGATCCAGAAGGAGATCGCCACCGCCCTGGAGCCGCAACAGGACTGA